Proteins from one uncultured Desulfovibrio sp. genomic window:
- a CDS encoding MFS transporter yields the protein MRIAKEDRWLLLAVCAAQFFIPFMVAGVSAVLPPLGESLGASARELSLLGAVYTLGLVVFQLAGGTLGDIYGRRRVFLFGLSLFSVLALVLGFMQNIDLFITLRLFQGMGAALLSSASLALLVSAAPKELRASYLGVHGVAIYAGIACGPPVGGLIAGWLGWRWLFWGTGMAALAAMCIMIFRVPTEWRMTEKATFDVPGCLLYGGAMTALTFAASCMADDHLVGGLLFLLCLVLLVCFIRRELRSPFPMVDVRMLRRNRVLSLSLVAAFVNYCSFFGMIFFFSLYLQVGRGFSVQEAGLILALQAAVQSLASPVAASLCNRYDQGIISTAGTVLCGLGLLSAAFLDMDSSLWIIAGAQCLIGAGSSIFALPNTTIIMEAAGPARVGQASGLVGTVRTAGMLSNLIIITLTLSLFLGHEPVGKGNMDAFLRCMQMNMVVFGILNLLAVACTLARNRSSSTQADA from the coding sequence ATGCGCATTGCCAAAGAAGATCGCTGGTTGTTGCTGGCCGTATGCGCGGCACAGTTCTTTATCCCCTTCATGGTGGCGGGGGTCAGTGCCGTGCTGCCTCCGCTGGGGGAAAGTCTGGGAGCCAGCGCGCGGGAACTCAGCCTGCTGGGCGCCGTCTATACCCTGGGACTCGTGGTGTTTCAGCTGGCCGGTGGCACCCTGGGCGACATTTACGGGCGCCGTCGGGTCTTTCTTTTCGGATTGAGCCTGTTCAGCGTGCTGGCCCTTGTGCTGGGCTTCATGCAGAACATTGATCTGTTCATCACCCTGCGTCTGTTTCAGGGCATGGGGGCCGCGCTGCTGAGTTCCGCCAGTCTGGCCCTGCTGGTATCCGCCGCCCCCAAGGAGCTGCGGGCCAGCTATCTGGGGGTGCATGGCGTGGCCATTTACGCGGGCATTGCCTGCGGTCCTCCGGTGGGCGGCCTGATAGCGGGCTGGCTGGGTTGGCGCTGGCTGTTCTGGGGAACGGGCATGGCTGCGCTGGCGGCCATGTGCATCATGATCTTTCGCGTCCCCACGGAATGGCGCATGACGGAAAAGGCCACCTTTGACGTGCCGGGCTGTCTGCTCTATGGCGGGGCCATGACAGCCCTGACCTTTGCGGCATCCTGCATGGCGGATGATCATCTGGTGGGCGGCCTGCTGTTTCTGCTGTGCCTTGTGCTGCTGGTCTGCTTCATCCGCCGGGAGCTGCGCAGCCCCTTCCCCATGGTGGATGTGCGCATGCTGCGCCGGAACAGGGTGCTCAGCCTTTCGCTGGTGGCGGCATTCGTCAATTACTGCTCCTTTTTTGGCATGATTTTCTTTTTCAGCCTGTATTTGCAGGTGGGGCGCGGATTCAGCGTGCAGGAAGCGGGCCTGATTCTGGCGCTTCAGGCTGCGGTGCAGTCGCTGGCAAGTCCTGTGGCGGCCAGTCTGTGCAATCGCTATGACCAGGGGATCATCAGCACCGCGGGAACGGTGCTCTGTGGTCTGGGCCTGCTGAGTGCCGCCTTTCTTGACATGGATTCCTCGCTCTGGATCATTGCGGGCGCCCAGTGTCTCATTGGCGCCGGGTCCAGCATCTTTGCCCTGCCCAATACCACCATCATCATGGAGGCAGCCGGCCCCGCGCGGGTGGGGCAGGCTTCCGGCCTGGTGGGCACGGTGCGCACGGCAGGCATGTTGAGCAATCTTATCATCATCACGCTGACGCTGAGCCTTTTTCTGGGGCACGAACCGGTGGGCAAAGGGAATATGGATGCCTTTCTGCGCTGCATGCAGATGAACATGGTGGTTTTCGGTATCCTGAACCTTCTGGCCGTGGCCTGTACGCTGGCCCGCAACCGCAGCAGCAGCACCCAGGCCGACGCCTGA
- a CDS encoding DVU_1553 family AMP-dependent CoA ligase — protein MNGSPFACRLDAWLAGQCGASSPQDLPERLRQQQLLLLNAQLAYAAQHSRFYAPRLAGVRLDSLEALETLPCTTADDLRHWEDMLCVSRSDVERMVTVSTSGSMGVPKRLAFSLGDLARTREFFAVGMRLLVGPGQRLWVLLPGAHRPQGITDLLRQGLAGQQSAVAAAPALAEACLSGSGEHLRRCWEALPVCQAGAGLVLLPAQLEGLLRAFPRRPPGLCGVLCAADWCDPALRQRAEQAWGIPVLEHYGSTESAFAGAVECPAHTGLHWQALDLLPEVLDPCTDRPLAPGQAGELVLTTLRREALPLVRYRTGDVAVLDAAPCACGSPLPRLRRVLGRLQREGSTWRVVHPHKGGVGGHSPAERG, from the coding sequence ATGAACGGTTCTCCCTTTGCCTGCCGGCTGGATGCCTGGCTGGCCGGGCAGTGCGGCGCCAGCAGCCCGCAGGACCTGCCGGAACGTCTGCGGCAGCAGCAGCTGCTTCTGCTCAATGCCCAGCTGGCCTATGCGGCGCAGCACAGTCGTTTTTATGCACCGCGTCTGGCGGGGGTACGTCTGGACTCGCTGGAGGCGCTGGAGACGCTGCCCTGTACCACTGCCGATGATCTGCGGCACTGGGAGGACATGCTCTGCGTTTCTCGCTCTGACGTGGAGCGCATGGTTACGGTGAGCACCTCGGGCAGTATGGGCGTTCCCAAGCGGCTGGCATTCAGCCTGGGGGACCTGGCCCGCACGCGGGAGTTTTTTGCCGTGGGCATGCGGCTGCTGGTGGGGCCGGGGCAGCGCCTGTGGGTGCTGCTGCCCGGCGCGCACCGGCCACAGGGCATCACGGACCTGCTGCGGCAGGGACTGGCCGGACAGCAGAGCGCGGTGGCGGCAGCGCCGGCACTGGCGGAAGCCTGCCTGTCCGGTAGCGGAGAACACCTGCGCCGCTGCTGGGAAGCGTTGCCCGTCTGCCAGGCCGGTGCGGGGCTGGTGCTGCTTCCGGCGCAGCTGGAAGGCTTGCTGCGCGCCTTTCCCCGGCGGCCTCCGGGCCTGTGTGGCGTGCTGTGTGCGGCGGACTGGTGCGATCCGGCCCTGCGGCAGCGTGCCGAGCAGGCCTGGGGCATTCCCGTGCTGGAGCATTACGGCTCCACGGAAAGCGCCTTTGCCGGCGCAGTGGAGTGCCCGGCCCATACCGGGCTGCACTGGCAGGCGCTGGACCTGCTGCCTGAAGTTCTGGACCCCTGTACAGACAGACCGCTGGCGCCGGGACAAGCGGGCGAGCTGGTGCTGACCACCCTGCGGCGCGAGGCCCTGCCCCTTGTCCGCTACCGGACGGGGGACGTGGCTGTTCTGGATGCGGCGCCCTGTGCCTGCGGCAGTCCGCTGCCGCGCCTGCGGCGTGTTCTGGGGCGCCTGCAACGGGAGGGCAGCACATGGCGTGTGGTGCATCCGCACAAGGGCGGGGTCGGCGGGCATTCCCCGGCAGAGCGTGGCTAG
- the trsS gene encoding radical SAM (seleno)protein TrsS: protein MNLLHRTRSLCPVCLRRVDARYEREGDTVYFSKQCPEHGPFRVAVRRPAGGMALPVPFADWQRSKTPSYPRHPLTATVQGCPYDCGLCPSHAQHTCTALLEVTMRCNMACPVCFASAGQGPLPEDPPQERIVQLLDRLEHVSPGCNVQLSGGEPTLRQDLPDIIRAVRRHRFGLVQVNSNGLRLGREAAYARSLREAGLDSVYLQWDAPDDAACAPLRGRLPHGESLMACKEAAVRHCAAAGLGVVLVATLMPEANLSRLGDLLRQALRLGPVVRGLHLQPLSRFGRYPGDLLSAPRLSLFDVMQALCEQVPDMLRAEHFHPPGCEHVLCSFSAVYAREQAADGSPRLRWLPQAATCCSPSSAPQEAAEGARRARQFVAAHWKGEVPEQAPPSAVSPGMADDFDRFLARAGVERRFTLSCMAFQDALDLDLERVRGCCIHVMRPDGRMIPFCLHNCTSSDGQPLYPHRMAQA from the coding sequence GTGAACCTGCTCCATCGCACCCGGAGCCTGTGCCCCGTCTGTCTGCGACGGGTGGATGCCCGCTACGAACGGGAAGGGGACACGGTATACTTCAGCAAGCAGTGCCCGGAGCATGGCCCGTTCCGCGTGGCAGTACGCCGGCCGGCGGGCGGCATGGCCCTGCCCGTGCCCTTTGCCGACTGGCAGCGGAGCAAGACACCTTCCTATCCCCGGCATCCCCTGACGGCCACGGTGCAGGGCTGCCCGTATGATTGCGGCCTGTGCCCTTCCCATGCGCAGCATACCTGTACCGCACTGCTGGAAGTGACCATGCGCTGCAATATGGCCTGCCCGGTTTGTTTTGCTTCGGCCGGGCAGGGGCCGCTGCCGGAAGACCCGCCGCAGGAGCGGATTGTTCAGCTGCTGGACCGTCTGGAGCACGTTTCGCCGGGCTGCAATGTGCAGCTTTCCGGCGGCGAACCGACCCTGCGGCAGGACCTGCCCGATATCATCCGTGCCGTGCGCCGGCACCGCTTTGGCCTGGTGCAGGTCAACAGCAACGGGCTGCGCCTGGGCAGGGAGGCGGCGTATGCCCGGAGCTTGCGCGAGGCCGGGCTGGACTCGGTGTATCTGCAATGGGATGCCCCGGATGATGCGGCATGCGCGCCCCTGCGCGGCAGGCTGCCCCACGGCGAAAGCCTCATGGCCTGCAAGGAAGCGGCGGTGCGGCATTGCGCTGCCGCCGGGTTGGGCGTGGTGCTGGTGGCCACGCTGATGCCGGAAGCCAATCTGTCCCGGCTGGGCGATCTGCTGCGGCAGGCCCTGCGGCTGGGGCCTGTGGTGCGCGGTCTGCACCTGCAACCGCTTTCCCGCTTCGGGCGCTATCCCGGCGATCTGCTCAGCGCGCCGCGTTTGTCCCTGTTCGATGTCATGCAGGCCCTGTGCGAGCAGGTGCCGGACATGCTGCGGGCAGAGCATTTTCATCCGCCGGGCTGCGAGCATGTGCTGTGCTCGTTCAGTGCGGTCTATGCCCGGGAACAGGCGGCCGACGGCAGCCCCCGGCTGCGCTGGCTGCCGCAGGCGGCCACGTGCTGTTCCCCGTCGTCCGCGCCGCAGGAGGCTGCCGAAGGCGCCCGGCGTGCCCGGCAGTTCGTGGCGGCCCACTGGAAGGGCGAGGTGCCGGAGCAGGCGCCCCCTTCGGCAGTCAGTCCCGGGATGGCGGATGACTTTGACCGCTTTCTGGCCCGGGCGGGTGTGGAGCGCCGTTTCACCCTGTCCTGCATGGCCTTTCAGGATGCCCTGGACCTGGACCTGGAGCGGGTGCGGGGCTGCTGCATTCACGTCATGCGGCCGGACGGCAGGATGATTCCTTTCTGCCTGCACAACTGCACCAGCAGCGACGGCCAGCCCCTGTATCCGCACAGGATGGCGCAGGCATGA